In Canis lupus dingo isolate Sandy chromosome 25, ASM325472v2, whole genome shotgun sequence, one genomic interval encodes:
- the IRS1 gene encoding insulin receptor substrate 1, whose product MASPPETDGFSDVRKVGYLRKPKSMHKRFFVLRAASEAGGPARLEYYENEKKWRHKSSAPKRSIPLESCFNINKRADSKNKHLVALYTRDEHFAIAADSEAEQDSWYQALLQLHNRAKGHHDGASAPGAGGGGGSCSGSSGLGEAGEDLSYGDVPPGPAFKEVWQVILKPKGLGQTKNLIGIYRLCLTSKTISFVKLNSEAAAVVLQLMNIRRCGHSENFFFIEVGRSAVTGPGEFWMQVDDSVVAQNMHETILEAMRAMSDEFRPRSKSQSSSNCSNPISVPLRRHHLNNPPPSQVGLTRRSRTESITATSPASMVGGKQGSFRVRASSDGEGTMSRPASVDGSPVSPSTTRTHAHRHRGSSRLHPPLNHSRSIPMPSSRCSPSATSPVSLSSSSTSGHGSTSDCLFPRRSSASVSGSPSDGGFISSDEYGSSPCDFRSSFRSVTPDSLGHTPPARGEEELSNYICMGGKGSSTLTAPNGHYILPRGGNGHRYIPGAGLGTSPALAADEAAAAADLDNRFRKRTHSAGTSPTISHQKTPSQSSVASIEEYTEMMPAYPPGGGSGGRLPGYRHSAFVPTHSYPEEGLEMHPLDRRGGHHRPDAAALHTDDGYMPMSPGVAPVPSSRKGSGDYMPMSPKSVSAPQQIINPIRRHPQRVDPNGYMMMSPSGSCSPDIGGGPGSSSSGSAAPSGSSYGKLWTNGVGGHHPHALPHPKLPVESGSGKLLSCTGDYMNMSPVGDSNTSSPSDGYYGPEDPQHKPVLSYYSLPRSFKHTQRPGELEESARHQHLRLSSSSGRLLYAATAEDSSSSTSSDSLGPGGYCGVRPDPGLPHIHHQVLQPHLPRKVDTAAQTNSRLARPTRLSLGDPKASTLPRVREQQHPPPLLHPPEPKSPGEYVNIEFGSDQPGYLSGPVAARSSPSVRCPPQLQPAPREEETGTEEYMNMDLGPGRRAAWQEGAGVQPGRVGPAPPGAASVCRPTRAVPSSRGDYMTMQVGCPGQGYVDTSPVAPISYADMRTGIVVEEASLPGATAAAPSSASAASASPTAPPKAGELVARSSLLGGPQGPGGMSAFTRVNLSPNRNQSAKVIRADPQGCRRRHSSETFSSTPSATRAGNAVPFGGGAALGGSGGGSSAEDMKRHSSASFENVWLRPGELGGAPKEPAPHAGAAGGLENGLNYIDLDLVKDFKQRSQERPPQPQPPPPPAPHQPLGSSESSSTSRSSEDLSAYASISFQKQPEDLQ is encoded by the coding sequence ATGGCGAGCCCTCCGGAGACCGACGGCTTCTCGGACGTGCGCAAGGTGGGCTACCTGCGCAAACCCAAGAGCATGCACAAGCGCTTCTTCGTGCTGCGGGCGGCCAGCGAGGCGGGGGGCCCGGCGCGCCTCGAGTACTACGAGAACGAGAAGAAGTGGCGGCACAAGTCGAGCGCCCCCAAACGCTCGATCCCCCTCGAGAGCTGCTTCAACATCAACAAGCGGGCGGACTCCAAGAACAAGCACCTGGTGGCCCTTTACACCCGGGACGAGCACTTTGCCATCGCGGCGGACAGCGAGGCCGAGCAGGACAGCTGGTACCAGGCCCTCCTGCAGCTGCACAACCGGGCCAAGGGCCACCACGACGGCGCCTCGGCCCccggggcgggaggcggcgggggcaGCTGCAGCGGCAGCTCGGGCCTCGGGGAGGCCGGCGAGGACTTGAGCTACGGGGACGTGCCCCCGGGACCTGCGTTCAAGGAGGTCTGGCAGGTGATCCTGAAACCCAAGGGCCTGGGGCAGACAAAGAACCTGATTGGCATCTACCGCCTCTGCCTGACCAGCAAGACCATCAGCTTCGTGAAGCTGAACTCCGAGGCGGCGGCCGTGGTGCTGCAGCTGATGAACATCCGACGTTGCGGCCACTCAGAGAACTTCTTCTTCATCGAAGTGGGCCGTTCCGCAGTGACGGGACCCGGCGAGTTCTGGATGCAGGTGGATGACTCCGTGGTGGCCCAGAACATGCACGAGACCATCCTGGAGGCCATGCGGGCCATGAGCGACGAGTTCCGCCCTCGGAGTAAGAGCCAGTCCTCCTCCAACTGCTCCAACCCCATCAGCGTCCCCCTGCGCCGGCACCACCTCAACAACCCCCCTCCCAGCCAGGTGGGGCTGACGCGCCGCTCGCGCACCGAGAGCATCACCGCCACCTCTCCGGCCAGCATGGTGGGCGGGAAGCAGGGCTCCTTCCGTGTGCGCGCGTCCAGCGACGGCGAGGGCACCATGTCCCGCCCGGCCTCGGTGGACGGCAGCCCCGTGAGCCCGAGCACCACCAGGACCCACGCGCACCGGCATCGCGGCAGCTCCCGGCTGCACCCCCCGCTCAACCACAGCCGCTCCATCCCCATGCCTTCCTCTCGCTGCTCGCCTTCCGCCACCAGCCCGGTCAGCCTGTCGTCCAGCAGCACCAGTGGCCACGGCTCCACCTCGGACTGCCTCTTCCCCCGGCGCTCTAGTGCCTCTGTGTCGGGTTCCCCCAGCGACGGTGGTTTCATCTCCTCTGACGAGTACGGCTCGAGTCCCTGCGATTTCCGAAGTTCCTTCCGCAGTGTCACCCCGGATTCCCTGGGCCACACCCCCCCGGCCCGCGGCGAGGAGGAGCTGAGCAACTACATCTGCATGGGAGGCAAAGGGTCCTCCACCCTCACCGCCCCCAACGGTCACTACATTTTGCCTCGGGGTGGCAATGGCCACCGCTACATCCCGGGGGCTGGCTTGGGCACCAGCCCGGCCCTGGCTGCGGATGAAGCGGCCGCTGCGGCCGACCTGGATAACCGGTTCCGAAAGCGGACTCACTCCGCGGGCACATCCCCTACCATTTCCCACCAGAAGACCCCGTCCCAGTCTTCTGTGGCTTCCATTGAGGAGTACACGGAGATGATGCCTGCCTACCCGCCAGGAGGTGGCAGTGGAGGCCGACTGCCTGGCTACCGGCACTCTGCCTTCGTGCCCACCCACTCCTACCCCGAGGAGGGTCTGGAAATGCACCCTCTGGACAGGCGTGGGGGCCACCACCGGCCGGACGCCGCCGCCCTCCACACGGATGATGGCTACATGCCCATGTCCCCGGGAGTGGCACCGGTGCCCAGCAGCCGGAAGGGCAGTGGGGACTATATGCCCATGAGCCCCAAGAGCGTGTCCGCGCCGCAGCAGATCATCAACCCCATTAGACGCCATCCCCAGAGGGTGGACCCCAATGGCTACATGATGATGTCCCCAAGCGGCAGCTGCTCTCCTGACATTGGAGGTGGGcccggcagcagcagcagcggcagcgcCGCCCCTTCTGGGAGCAGCTATGGCAAGCTGTGGACAAACGGGGTAGGGGGCCACCACCCTCACGCCCTGCCGCACCCCAAACTCCCCGTGGAGAGCGGGAGTGGCAAGCTCCTGTCTTGTACCGGCGACTACATGAACATGTCGCCGGTGGGGGACTCCAACACCAGCAGCCCCTCCGACGGCTACTATGGCCCAGAGGACCCCCAGCACAAGCCAGTTCTCTCCTACTACTCATTGCCAAGGTCCTTTAAGCACACCCAGCGCCCTGGGGAGCTGGAGGAGAGCGCCCGGCACCAGCACCTCCGCCTCTCCTCCAGCTCGGGTCGTCTTCTCTACGCCGCGACGGCGGAAgattcctcctcctccaccagcaGCGACAGCCTGGGCCCAGGGGGATACTGTGGGGTCAGGCCGGATCCCGGCCTCCCGCATATCCACCATCAGGTCCTGCAGCCTCACCTGCCTCGGAAGGTGGACACGGCCGCGCAGACCAACAGCCGCCTGGCTCGGCCCACGAGGCTGTCCCTGGGGGACCCCAAGGCCAGCACCTTACCTCGGGTTCGAGAGCAGCAGCACCCGCCGCCCCTGCTGCACCCTCCGGAGCCCAAGAGCCCCGGGGAATATGTGAATATTGAGTTCGGGAGCGATCAGCCGGGCTACTTATCGGGGCCGGTGGCTGCCCGCAGCTCGCCTTCTGTCAGGTgcccaccccagctccagccaGCTCCCCGCGAGGAAGAGACTGGCACCGAGGAGTACATGAACATGGACCTGGGGCCTGGCCGGAGGGCAGCCTGGCAGGAGGGTGCTGGGGTCCAGCCCGGCAGGgtgggccccgcgccccccggggcCGCTAGCGTGTGCAGGCCCACCCGGGCAGTGCCCAGCAGCCGGGGCGACTACATGACCATGCAGGTGGGCTGTCCCGGCCAGGGCTACGTGGACACCTCGCCAGTGGCCCCCATCAGCTACGCTGACATGCGGACAGGCATTGTCGTGGAGGAGGCCAGCCTGCCGGGGGCCACAGCGGCCGCCCCCTCCTCGGCCTCGGCAGCCTCGGCTTCCCCCACGGCGCCTCCAAAAGCGGGGGAGCTGGTGGCCCGCTCCTCCCTGCTGGGGGGCCCGCAGGGACCCGGGGGCATGAGCGCCTTCACCCGGGTGAACCTCAGCCCCAACCGCAACCAGAGTGCCAAAGTGATCCGCGCCGACCCGCAGGGGTGCCGGAGGCGGCATAGCTCTGAGACCTTCTCCTCCACGCCCAGTGCCACCCGGGCGGGCAACGCAGTGCCCTTCGGCGGGGGGGCGGCCCTGGGGGGCAGCGGTGGCGGCAGCAGCGCGGAGGATATGAAACGCCACAGTTCGGCTTCCTTTGAGAACGTGTGGCTGAGGCCTGGGGAGCTCGGGGGAGCCCCCAAGGAGCCGGCCCCGCACGCTGGGGCCGCCGGGGGTTTGGAGAATGGGCTTAACTACATAGACCTGGATTTGGTCAAGGACTTCAAACAGCGCTCTCAGGAGCGCCCCCCTCAACcgcagccgcccccgcccccggcccctcaTCAGCCTCTGGGCAGCAGTGAGAGCAGCTCAACCAGCCGCTCCAGCGAGGATCTAAGCGCCTATGCCAGCATCAGTTTCCAGAAGCAGCCAGAGGACCTCCAGTAG